One Actinosynnema pretiosum DNA segment encodes these proteins:
- a CDS encoding Hsp70 family protein yields MRVLSVDLGTSNTVAVLAAHGRPPRVVEVDGSATMPSAIYCEEGGSLVVGRDAERRARLDPSRFEPNPKRRVDEGALLLGDDVVPVTDALAAVLRRVLEETNRQLGGESIDEIRLTHPAEWGATRRNVLLSSARLAGADCEVLLFPEPVAAASHYASLSVGQALAVYDLGAGTFDVAIVGATRDGFTVLASDGLPDLGGLDVDQALLEHVGRQVAHRDPARWQRLLRPESTGDRRARRALQEDVRAAKESLSRHPHTEVPMPEPFEDVLVTRADLEALVRPSMLRSVELLAATIGSTGMTPAQLAGIYLVGGSSRIPLVANMISEKVGVVPTSLDQPETAVALGAHHVPRDGVAARPDPQPAPTGDSPSATTAFLPPMAHQGTPAQGITAQGITAQGTAQTPASSGPHQVNPLVSGAHQVGPSTGGHPVNPAASGPYAVNPAVSGQHPNPAVTAPYGPQQFNFPTLAPHRPEQRRAGNRNKVLLSVGGALAAVLLVVGGVVAFSGPGVPTAEECKSDTAKDDKGFTTCLRQLAGSVADTAECKAGGTAGVSGAITVKGSVVSCAFADDYSVQYVLTETITGAERDASTVVASLKSDVVKARWGGNGLEGTYQASADGGLGLLTFVAEGRPLLGIITKSGSSDLTADALADFFEKNVQPGA; encoded by the coding sequence ATGCGCGTCCTGTCGGTCGACCTGGGGACTTCCAACACCGTCGCGGTACTGGCCGCGCACGGCAGGCCACCGAGGGTGGTCGAGGTGGACGGCTCCGCGACCATGCCCTCCGCCATCTACTGCGAGGAGGGCGGCTCGCTCGTCGTCGGCCGCGACGCCGAGCGCAGGGCCCGCCTCGACCCGTCCCGCTTCGAGCCCAACCCGAAGCGCCGCGTCGACGAGGGCGCGCTGCTGCTCGGCGACGACGTCGTGCCGGTGACCGACGCCCTCGCCGCCGTGCTGCGCCGCGTGCTGGAGGAGACCAACCGCCAGCTGGGCGGCGAGTCGATCGACGAGATTCGGCTCACCCACCCCGCCGAGTGGGGCGCGACCAGGCGCAACGTGCTGCTGTCCAGCGCGCGGCTCGCGGGCGCGGACTGCGAGGTCCTGCTGTTCCCCGAGCCGGTCGCCGCCGCCTCGCACTACGCCTCGCTGTCCGTCGGGCAGGCGCTGGCCGTCTACGACCTCGGCGCGGGCACCTTCGACGTGGCGATCGTCGGCGCGACCCGCGACGGGTTCACCGTGCTCGCCTCCGACGGCCTGCCCGACCTGGGCGGCCTCGACGTGGACCAGGCGCTGCTGGAGCACGTCGGCCGCCAGGTCGCGCACCGCGACCCGGCCCGCTGGCAGCGGCTGCTGCGCCCGGAGAGCACCGGCGACCGGCGGGCCAGGCGCGCGCTGCAGGAGGACGTGCGGGCGGCCAAGGAGTCGCTGTCGCGGCACCCGCACACCGAGGTCCCGATGCCGGAGCCGTTCGAGGACGTGCTGGTCACCCGCGCGGACCTGGAGGCGCTGGTCCGGCCGAGCATGTTGCGCAGCGTCGAGCTGCTGGCCGCCACGATCGGCTCCACCGGGATGACGCCCGCCCAGCTCGCGGGCATCTACCTGGTCGGCGGCTCCAGCCGCATCCCGCTCGTGGCGAACATGATCTCCGAGAAGGTCGGCGTCGTCCCGACCAGCCTCGACCAGCCGGAGACGGCCGTCGCGCTCGGCGCGCACCACGTGCCCAGGGACGGGGTCGCGGCCAGGCCCGACCCGCAGCCCGCGCCGACCGGCGACTCGCCGTCGGCCACCACCGCCTTCCTGCCGCCGATGGCCCATCAGGGCACGCCCGCGCAGGGGATCACGGCGCAGGGGATCACGGCGCAGGGAACGGCGCAGACCCCCGCGAGCAGCGGTCCGCACCAGGTCAACCCGCTGGTCAGCGGGGCGCACCAGGTCGGCCCGAGCACCGGCGGGCACCCGGTGAACCCGGCGGCCAGCGGCCCCTACGCGGTCAACCCGGCGGTCAGCGGCCAGCACCCGAACCCCGCCGTGACCGCCCCGTACGGCCCGCAGCAGTTCAACTTCCCCACCCTCGCGCCGCACCGCCCCGAGCAGCGGAGGGCGGGCAACCGCAACAAGGTGCTCCTGTCGGTCGGCGGCGCGCTGGCCGCGGTGCTGCTGGTCGTGGGCGGCGTGGTCGCGTTCTCCGGGCCGGGCGTGCCGACCGCCGAGGAGTGCAAGAGCGACACCGCCAAGGACGACAAGGGCTTCACCACCTGCCTGCGCCAGCTCGCTGGCTCGGTCGCCGACACCGCCGAGTGCAAGGCGGGCGGCACCGCGGGCGTGTCCGGCGCGATCACGGTCAAGGGCTCGGTCGTCAGCTGCGCCTTCGCGGACGACTACTCGGTGCAGTACGTGCTCACCGAGACGATCACCGGGGCCGAGCGGGACGCGAGCACGGTCGTGGCCTCGCTGAAGTCCGACGTGGTCAAGGCCCGCTGGGGCGGCAACGGCCTGGAGGGCACCTACCAGGCCTCGGCCGACGGCGGGCTCGGGCTGCTGACCTTCGTCGCGGAGGGCAGGCCGCTGCTCGGGATCATCACCAAGAGCGGCAGCTCGGACCTGACGGCGGACGCGCTGGCCGACTTCTTCGAGAAGAACGTCCAGCCGGGCGCCTGA
- a CDS encoding DUF3046 domain-containing protein: MRNTVFRKLMADEFGQVRSEVLASEHVLSALGGRTPDQALDVGLPAKEIWLAVCDAFDVPEHRR, translated from the coding sequence ATGCGCAACACGGTGTTCCGGAAGCTGATGGCGGACGAGTTCGGGCAGGTCAGGTCGGAGGTGCTGGCCAGCGAGCACGTGCTGTCCGCGCTCGGCGGGCGCACCCCCGACCAGGCGCTGGACGTGGGGCTGCCCGCGAAGGAGATCTGGCTGGCGGTGTGCGACGCGTTCGACGTCCCGGAGCACCGTCGCTGA
- a CDS encoding MFS transporter produces MVIAAEPVQRRVLKVLAVSQVLGSSGVATGLALSALVAVSLSGVEAVGGFAQTCAVVGAAVSALPAARLAQRAGRRPVLVLCYGVGAVGALLAAVAVVLGSWRLLLPSLVLFGAAGSANLAARYAGADLAAPHERARSLALVVWAATVGAVAGPNLAAPAGRVVAGLGLPEGSGAYLTSAVLFGAAALVVLRFLRPDPLVLARGSAAEPVETGPRGRVWRSLPASGRLAVVGIAVSHGVMVGLMAMAPVHVGHAGGSLSLVGVLVSLHVAAMYGLSPLVGRLVDRWGGGAVQALGAALLVAAAALVGSAAGDDPVRLGVGLVLLGLGWSAGVIAGSALLTQVVAGARRTAAQGLSDLCMNCAGALGGVLAGLVVTAWSYAALGLLAGFVVLPMLVVAVLRVR; encoded by the coding sequence GTGGTCATCGCAGCGGAACCGGTGCAGCGCCGGGTGCTCAAGGTGCTGGCGGTCAGCCAGGTGCTCGGGTCCTCCGGGGTCGCCACCGGCCTGGCGCTGAGCGCGCTCGTCGCCGTGTCGCTCTCGGGCGTGGAGGCGGTGGGCGGGTTCGCGCAGACCTGCGCGGTCGTGGGAGCGGCGGTGTCCGCGCTGCCCGCGGCCCGGCTGGCCCAGCGCGCGGGGCGGCGACCGGTGCTGGTGCTCTGCTACGGCGTGGGCGCGGTGGGCGCGCTGCTCGCCGCCGTCGCCGTGGTGCTGGGGTCCTGGCGGTTGCTGCTGCCGTCGCTGGTGCTGTTCGGGGCCGCGGGCAGCGCGAACCTGGCCGCCCGGTACGCGGGCGCCGACCTGGCCGCGCCGCACGAGCGCGCCCGGTCGCTGGCGCTGGTGGTGTGGGCGGCGACGGTCGGCGCGGTGGCCGGGCCGAACCTGGCCGCGCCCGCCGGGCGGGTCGTCGCCGGGCTCGGGCTGCCCGAGGGGAGCGGGGCCTACCTGACGTCGGCGGTGCTGTTCGGGGCCGCCGCGCTGGTCGTGCTGCGGTTCCTGCGGCCGGACCCGCTGGTGCTGGCGCGGGGGAGCGCCGCCGAACCGGTCGAGACCGGGCCGCGCGGTCGGGTGTGGCGGTCGCTGCCCGCCTCGGGACGGCTGGCGGTGGTCGGGATCGCGGTCAGCCACGGGGTGATGGTCGGGCTGATGGCGATGGCCCCGGTCCACGTCGGGCACGCGGGCGGGTCGTTGTCGCTGGTCGGGGTGCTGGTGAGCCTGCACGTCGCGGCGATGTACGGGCTGAGCCCGCTGGTGGGCCGGTTGGTCGACCGGTGGGGCGGCGGGGCGGTGCAGGCGCTCGGGGCGGCGCTGCTGGTGGCCGCCGCCGCGCTCGTGGGCAGCGCGGCGGGGGACGACCCGGTGCGGTTGGGGGTCGGGCTGGTGCTGCTCGGGCTCGGCTGGTCGGCCGGGGTGATCGCGGGGTCCGCGCTGCTCACGCAGGTCGTGGCGGGGGCGCGGCGGACGGCCGCGCAGGGGTTGTCCGACCTGTGCATGAACTGCGCGGGCGCGCTGGGCGGGGTGCTGGCCGGGCTGGTGGTGACCGCCTGGTCCTACGCCGCGCTGGGGCTGCTGGCCGGGTTCGTGGTGCTCCCGATGCTGGTGGTGGCGGTGCTGCGGGTGCGGTGA
- a CDS encoding ATP-dependent helicase, producing MDVTTAFSPATRQWFAGAFAAPTAAQAGAWQAAAAGENALVIAPTGSGKTLAAFLWALDRLAQEPPPDEPRERCRVLYVSPLKALAVDVERNLRAPLAGIRQASRRLGLPEPAIEVGMRTGDTPADVRRAFARKPPDVLVTTPESLFLVLTSAARESLRGVRTVILDEVHAVAGTKRGAHLALSLERLDGLLERPAQRIGLSATVRPVEEVSAFLAGGRPVRVVQPESAKTIEVRVEVPVEDMSALGEPTGEVSGSAAGGERRTSIWPSVEQRVLELVREHRSTIVFANSRRLAERLTARLNELAAEAAESGEPGAGGFDEGAGTGGSGSAVARFPAAAVGQSGVTVQEGPVIARAHHGSMSREQRTSVEEELKSGRLPCVVATSSLELGIDMGAVDLVVQVEAPPTVASGLQRVGRAGHQVGAVSRGVVFPKFRGDLVSCAVVAERMRDGAIEAVRYPRNPLDVLAQHVVAMVALEPWSVEDLARVVRGAAPFAGLPESALLAVLDMLAGRYPSEEFGELRPRITWDRVTGELRGRPGAQRLAVTSGGTIPDRGLFAVMTPASESKPGSRVGELDEEMVYESRVGDTFLLGTSSWRVEDITHDRVVVVPAPGQPARMPFWKGDAPGRPLELGRALGRFLREVSALPEPEAVGRAAAAGLDEWATANLLTYLKEQREATGHVPSDRAVLVERFRDELGDWRLVVHSPFGAQVNAPWALAIGARLRERRGVDAQVAHSDDGIVVRLPDAVDAEGGQAVAGAEDVLLDPDEVEQVVVAEVGGSALFAARFRECAARSLLLPRRDPRRRTPLWQQRQRAAQLLSVASKYESFPVVLEAMRECLQDVYDVPGLRELMADVRARRVRVVEVETPSPSPFARSLLFGYVGMFLYEADTPLAERRAAALSLDSALLAELLGSEAIRELLDPEVLEEVERALQRLAPDRHARDAEGAADLLRFLGDLSEEEAAERGVRPEWLTELVAARRAIRVRIAGHERVITIEDAGRVRDALGVALPVGVPEVFTEPVADPLGDLLGRYARTHGPFPAGQAAERFGLGVAVVTGVLERMAATGRLVRGELRPGGTHTEYCDAEVLRRLRRSSLARLRSEVEPVEPAALGRFLPGWHGVGRRVRGAPTADDVYAVVEQLAGAPLPASAVESLLLPARLPGYHPALLDELTAVGEVTWTGCGALAGGDGWVALAPTDVADLLLPDLVPESAPESPLHTAVVEALAGGALFFRQVVDRVALQGPTTDQEVVGALWDLVWAGLVTNDTLAPLRALVSGGGAHKPKRATPRGRYTRMRATRPDMPSRTGPPTVAGRWSLAVVPSPDPTRRAHARAEAFLERHGVLTRGALDTERVTGGFSAVYRVLRAMEESGQVVRGYVVEGLGAAQFAARGAVDRLRALSAPPGRTGSEWAGPEPNWSVESARSADSVGSAGSAGPADSAGFGGPTGFGGSVGFDGSAGWGGQARSAGSAVSGPTAVVLAAADPAQPYGAALSWPEQVGGGKHRPGRKAGALAVLVDGEAVLYVERGGKSLLSFTEEDEPLRAAAQGLSRAVRDGWLGQLSVQRADGEVALGSKLAGVLQEAGFRATPKGLRLRA from the coding sequence GTGGATGTGACGACCGCTTTCTCACCGGCGACCAGGCAGTGGTTCGCCGGTGCTTTCGCCGCGCCGACGGCCGCGCAGGCCGGGGCGTGGCAGGCCGCTGCCGCCGGGGAGAACGCGCTGGTCATCGCCCCGACCGGGTCGGGCAAGACGCTGGCCGCGTTCCTCTGGGCGCTGGACCGGCTGGCGCAGGAACCGCCCCCGGACGAACCGCGCGAGCGGTGCCGGGTGCTGTACGTGTCGCCGCTGAAGGCGCTGGCGGTGGACGTGGAGCGCAACCTGCGGGCGCCCCTCGCGGGCATCCGGCAGGCCTCGCGCAGGCTGGGGCTGCCGGAGCCCGCCATCGAGGTGGGGATGCGGACCGGGGACACGCCCGCGGACGTGCGCAGGGCGTTCGCTCGCAAGCCGCCGGACGTGCTGGTCACCACGCCGGAGTCGCTGTTCCTGGTGCTCACCTCGGCCGCGCGGGAGTCGTTGCGCGGGGTGCGGACGGTGATCCTGGACGAGGTGCACGCGGTGGCGGGCACGAAGCGCGGCGCGCACCTGGCGCTGTCGCTGGAGCGGTTGGACGGGCTGCTGGAGCGGCCCGCGCAGCGGATCGGGCTGTCGGCGACGGTGCGGCCGGTGGAGGAGGTGTCGGCGTTCCTCGCGGGCGGGCGGCCGGTGCGGGTGGTGCAGCCGGAGTCCGCCAAGACGATCGAGGTGCGGGTCGAGGTCCCGGTCGAGGACATGTCGGCGCTCGGGGAGCCGACCGGCGAGGTGAGCGGGTCTGCGGCGGGCGGTGAGCGGCGGACGTCGATCTGGCCGTCGGTGGAGCAGCGGGTGCTGGAGCTGGTGCGGGAGCACCGGTCGACGATCGTGTTCGCCAACTCGCGCAGGTTGGCGGAGCGGTTGACGGCGCGGCTCAACGAGCTGGCGGCCGAGGCGGCCGAAAGCGGTGAGCCCGGTGCGGGCGGCTTTGACGAAGGCGCTGGTACCGGCGGGTCGGGCTCGGCGGTGGCGCGGTTCCCGGCGGCGGCGGTCGGCCAGTCCGGGGTGACGGTCCAGGAGGGACCGGTGATCGCCCGCGCCCACCACGGGTCGATGTCGCGCGAGCAGCGCACGTCCGTGGAGGAGGAGCTGAAGTCGGGGCGGCTGCCGTGCGTGGTGGCGACGTCCTCGCTGGAGCTGGGCATCGACATGGGCGCGGTGGACCTGGTGGTGCAGGTGGAGGCGCCGCCCACGGTCGCGTCGGGGTTGCAGCGGGTCGGCCGGGCCGGGCACCAGGTGGGCGCGGTGTCGCGCGGGGTGGTGTTCCCCAAGTTCCGGGGCGACCTGGTGTCGTGCGCGGTGGTGGCCGAGCGGATGCGGGACGGCGCGATCGAGGCGGTGCGGTACCCGCGCAACCCGCTCGACGTGCTGGCGCAGCACGTGGTGGCGATGGTCGCGCTGGAGCCGTGGTCGGTGGAGGACCTGGCGCGGGTGGTGCGCGGGGCCGCGCCGTTCGCCGGGCTGCCCGAGTCGGCGCTGCTGGCGGTGCTGGACATGCTGGCGGGCCGGTACCCGAGCGAGGAGTTCGGCGAGCTGCGGCCGAGGATCACCTGGGACCGGGTGACCGGGGAGCTGCGCGGGCGGCCCGGCGCGCAGCGGCTCGCGGTGACGTCCGGCGGCACGATCCCGGACCGGGGGCTGTTCGCGGTGATGACCCCGGCCTCGGAGTCCAAGCCGGGCTCGCGGGTGGGCGAGCTGGACGAGGAGATGGTCTACGAGTCGCGGGTGGGCGACACGTTCCTGCTGGGCACCTCGTCGTGGCGGGTCGAGGACATCACCCACGACCGCGTGGTCGTGGTGCCCGCGCCCGGTCAGCCCGCGCGGATGCCGTTCTGGAAGGGCGACGCGCCGGGGAGGCCGCTGGAGCTGGGGCGGGCGCTCGGGCGGTTCCTGCGGGAGGTGTCGGCGCTGCCCGAGCCCGAGGCGGTGGGGCGCGCGGCGGCGGCCGGGCTGGACGAGTGGGCGACGGCGAACCTGCTGACCTACCTGAAGGAGCAGCGCGAGGCGACCGGGCACGTGCCGAGCGACCGGGCGGTGCTGGTGGAGCGGTTCCGCGACGAGCTGGGCGACTGGCGGCTCGTGGTGCACTCGCCGTTCGGGGCGCAGGTCAACGCGCCGTGGGCGCTGGCGATCGGGGCGCGGCTGCGGGAGCGGCGCGGGGTGGACGCGCAGGTGGCGCACTCGGACGACGGGATCGTGGTGCGGCTGCCGGACGCGGTGGACGCCGAGGGCGGGCAGGCCGTGGCGGGCGCGGAGGACGTGCTGCTCGACCCGGACGAGGTGGAGCAGGTCGTGGTCGCCGAGGTGGGCGGGTCGGCGCTGTTCGCGGCCAGGTTCCGGGAGTGCGCGGCCCGCTCGCTGCTGCTGCCCCGGCGCGACCCGAGGCGGCGCACCCCGCTGTGGCAGCAGCGGCAGCGGGCGGCGCAACTGCTGTCGGTCGCCTCGAAGTACGAGAGCTTCCCGGTGGTGCTGGAGGCGATGCGGGAGTGCCTGCAGGACGTGTACGACGTGCCGGGGCTGCGGGAGCTGATGGCCGACGTGCGGGCCAGGCGGGTGCGCGTGGTGGAGGTGGAGACGCCGTCGCCGTCGCCGTTCGCGCGGAGCCTGCTGTTCGGGTACGTCGGGATGTTCCTGTACGAGGCGGACACCCCGCTGGCCGAGCGGCGGGCGGCGGCGCTGTCGCTGGACTCGGCGCTGCTGGCGGAGCTGCTGGGGTCGGAGGCGATCCGGGAGCTGCTCGACCCGGAGGTGCTGGAGGAGGTCGAGCGGGCGCTGCAGCGGCTCGCGCCCGACCGGCACGCGCGGGACGCCGAGGGGGCGGCCGACCTGCTGCGCTTCCTCGGCGACCTGTCCGAGGAGGAGGCCGCCGAGCGGGGCGTGCGGCCGGAGTGGCTGACGGAGCTGGTGGCGGCGCGGCGGGCGATCCGGGTGCGGATCGCGGGCCACGAGCGGGTGATCACGATCGAGGACGCCGGGCGGGTCCGGGACGCGCTGGGCGTCGCGCTGCCGGTGGGCGTGCCCGAGGTGTTCACCGAGCCGGTGGCGGACCCGCTGGGCGACCTGCTGGGCCGGTACGCGCGCACGCACGGGCCGTTCCCGGCGGGGCAGGCCGCGGAGCGGTTCGGGCTCGGGGTGGCCGTGGTGACCGGGGTGCTGGAGCGGATGGCCGCGACGGGACGGCTGGTGCGCGGGGAGCTGCGGCCGGGCGGTACGCACACCGAGTACTGCGACGCGGAGGTGCTGCGGCGGTTGCGCAGGTCGTCGCTGGCGAGGCTGCGCTCCGAGGTGGAGCCGGTGGAGCCCGCCGCGCTGGGCCGGTTCCTGCCGGGCTGGCACGGCGTCGGCAGGCGGGTGCGCGGGGCCCCGACCGCGGACGACGTGTACGCGGTGGTGGAGCAGCTGGCGGGCGCGCCGCTGCCCGCGAGCGCGGTCGAGTCGCTGCTGCTGCCCGCCCGGCTGCCCGGCTACCACCCGGCGCTGCTGGATGAGCTGACCGCGGTGGGCGAGGTGACCTGGACGGGGTGCGGGGCGCTGGCGGGCGGCGACGGCTGGGTGGCGCTGGCCCCGACCGACGTGGCGGACCTGCTGCTGCCGGACCTGGTCCCGGAGTCGGCGCCGGAGTCGCCGCTGCACACGGCCGTGGTGGAGGCGCTGGCGGGCGGGGCGCTGTTCTTCCGGCAGGTGGTGGACCGGGTGGCGCTGCAGGGCCCGACGACCGACCAGGAGGTGGTCGGCGCGCTGTGGGACCTGGTGTGGGCGGGCCTGGTCACGAACGACACCCTGGCCCCGCTGCGCGCGCTGGTGTCGGGGGGTGGCGCGCACAAGCCGAAGCGCGCGACGCCGAGGGGCCGCTACACCCGGATGCGCGCGACCCGCCCGGACATGCCCAGCCGAACCGGGCCGCCGACGGTGGCGGGCCGCTGGTCGCTGGCGGTGGTCCCGTCGCCGGACCCGACGCGCAGGGCGCACGCGCGGGCGGAGGCGTTCCTGGAGCGCCACGGCGTGCTGACCAGGGGCGCGCTGGACACCGAGCGGGTGACCGGCGGGTTCAGCGCGGTGTACCGGGTGCTGCGCGCGATGGAGGAGTCGGGGCAGGTGGTGCGCGGCTACGTGGTCGAGGGCCTTGGCGCGGCGCAGTTCGCGGCACGGGGCGCGGTGGACCGCCTGCGCGCCTTGTCGGCCCCACCGGGCCGGACGGGGTCGGAGTGGGCGGGGCCGGAACCGAACTGGTCGGTGGAATCTGCCAGGTCTGCTGATTCGGTTGGGTCTGCCGGTTCGGCGGGGCCTGCTGATTCGGCGGGGTTCGGCGGCCCGACGGGATTCGGTGGTTCGGTGGGATTCGACGGTTCGGCCGGGTGGGGTGGTCAGGCGCGATCGGCGGGTTCGGCGGTGTCCGGGCCTACCGCCGTGGTGCTGGCGGCGGCGGATCCGGCGCAGCCGTACGGGGCGGCGCTGTCGTGGCCGGAGCAGGTTGGTGGTGGCAAGCACCGGCCGGGGCGCAAGGCGGGGGCGTTGGCCGTGCTCGTCGACGGGGAGGCCGTGCTGTACGTCGAGCGGGGCGGGAAGTCACTGCTGTCGTTCACCGAGGAGGACGAGCCCTTGCGTGCCGCGGCGCAGGGGTTGAGCCGGGCGGTGCGCGACGGGTGGCTCGGGCAGTTGTCCGTGCAGCGGGCGGACGGGGAGGTGGCATTGGGTTCGAAGTTGGCGGGTGTGCTCCAGGAAGCGGGGTTCCGGGCGACTCCGAAGGGGCTCCGGCTACGAGCCTGA